CGACAGGGGACCTTCGAGTGCTTCAGCTCTCACTTGCGGTTTTCCTTGCCTCGCGAACAGCAGAAATCGGGCATATGTTCGCCAACACTAGAGCCTGGCCTGACCACCCGTCAACCCGATGCACACTCGCATGACTTCAGAATCCGAAAGGAGTGAACGCTCCGGTCATGACAACACCAACGATCGAGGATCGACTCAGCAAAGTCGAAAGCGATCTGGCCAATAAATCAGCCAAGCCAGCCGACATAAAGAACGACGCACCATCCGTAAACTGGACCGACTGGAAAGTAAACTGGAGCAAGTGGGTCGAAATAATCGTCGTTACCAAGATAACGGCGATATTCACGCTGGGCCTCCCCAAGCTCTTCAGCATCGACACCGCGATCGAGAAGCAGTTCAAGCTCGAGCGCAACAAATGGGGCTTCCTTTGGAAAAAGCCCGAGAACCCTCTGGACGAACAGGTCCTGCGCATAGACGCACTGGAACCCGAGGTGCGCCGAAACACGACAAACATACGTCTACTGCAGGGTGCCGACCGAAATATTCACCTACGCATCGACGGAATCGAAAGACGTCGGTCCGAAACCCGCAATCAAGTGAGTACCGGCGACCGGGCGCAACGCCGCCCGACGCCTGTCGGCGGAAATGAGGCTGCTCGAATACGCGACCTCGAACTGCGTGTCACGAACCTGGTGCGCGCACTGGGTTAACCGGGTAACCCACCAGTCGCCCGGATGACCAACTGAATTGGGGTAGAACGTGTCCCTAGTGCAATCCCTCGGCAGAGCCTCCGGCGCTGCCCGAGGTTTCAAAACCAACCTGGAAGGCGCCGGCCGCTCCGCCGGCACCCTCGGCAAGCAAGCCGGCACCGCCAACACCAACGTCGGCAAAATCAAGAACTCCGCCAAGCAGTCCACCCGCGAGCTCAAGGGCATGAAGACCGCCGCCGACCAGGCGGCGAAGTCGGTCGCCAAGGTCGGGAAGGAAGCCGGCAAGGGCGGGCAGTCCATGGGCAAGTTCCAGGGCGGGCTCAAGAAGGCCGACGGTGGGTTCAAGGGGCTCAACAAGTCCATGAAGGGCAACGTCATCGGGACGCTGCTCGAACTCTTCGCACCGCTCATCGAGAAGGTCGTCACCATGGCGTCCAAGTCGAAGGCGATGCAGAAGGTCATGAAGGTGGCGTTCGACGTCATCGGCAAGGTCGTCTCGACCGTCATGAAGGCCATCGGGCCCATCATGAGAGCCACCGGGAAGATCATCTCCGGTGTGTGGAACGGCATCAAGGCCGCGATCCTGCCCATCGCCCTGTGGATCGGCTCCGCCATCCCCGGT
The window above is part of the Streptomyces syringium genome. Proteins encoded here:
- a CDS encoding phage tail protein, which codes for MSLVQSLGRASGAARGFKTNLEGAGRSAGTLGKQAGTANTNVGKIKNSAKQSTRELKGMKTAADQAAKSVAKVGKEAGKGGQSMGKFQGGLKKADGGFKGLNKSMKGNVIGTLLELFAPLIEKVVTMASKSKAMQKVMKVAFDVIGKVVSTVMKAIGPIMRATGKIISGVWNGIKAAILPIALWIGSAIPGAFNTVKDALSSAWGGLSRFAGGVFDGIMSAVKSPLNGVISLINGAIGALNGIKVSIPGWVPVVGGKTFGVSIPRIPMLAEGGIVAPRSGGVPAIVAEAGESEAVMPLSKLDRLLTRTAVQSRLASAGALGNGTQGNGFHIENYYATSSSDPKDTAMALMFLAKARG